The following proteins come from a genomic window of Bradyrhizobium paxllaeri:
- a CDS encoding hemolysin family protein, translated as MPDSDPIQDNPRDTRNLPVLVQEGEVLRPAADNWLMRAIRTLFGWKAGSVRADLQVVLDASTPDDVGFSAIERTMLRNILGLNERRIADVMVHRADIVAVKRDIPLGELMSLFESAAHSRLVVYNETLDDPEGIVHIRDLLAFMTAKARVGETDKPKRKKPFPAGLDLRAVNLAMPLAEANIIRKLLYVPPSMRAIDLLAQMQASRIHLALVVDEYGGTDGLVSIEDIVEQIVGEIDDEHDSDEPPAIVRQGDNAFIADARASLEDARKMIGEEFVTGEAGEEVETLGGYLVAQVGRLPVRGEVIAGPGNFEIEVLDADPRRVKRLRIGIRKERPTPRTARERSRRESAPDSSTPQANDNTPPSSSDGAGSQ; from the coding sequence GGCGAGGTACTGCGCCCCGCCGCCGATAACTGGCTGATGCGGGCGATCCGGACGCTCTTCGGCTGGAAGGCGGGATCGGTGCGCGCCGACCTTCAGGTCGTGCTCGATGCCTCGACGCCGGATGATGTCGGCTTTTCCGCCATCGAGCGCACCATGCTGCGCAACATCCTCGGCCTCAACGAGCGGCGGATCGCCGACGTCATGGTGCATCGCGCCGATATCGTCGCGGTCAAGCGTGACATTCCGCTCGGCGAGCTGATGAGCCTGTTCGAGAGCGCGGCGCATTCGCGCCTCGTGGTCTACAACGAAACGCTCGACGACCCCGAAGGCATCGTGCACATCCGTGACCTCCTGGCGTTCATGACCGCGAAGGCGCGCGTCGGCGAGACCGACAAGCCGAAGCGCAAGAAGCCGTTCCCCGCGGGCCTTGACCTGCGCGCCGTCAATCTCGCGATGCCGCTTGCCGAAGCAAACATCATCCGCAAGCTTCTCTATGTTCCGCCGTCGATGCGGGCGATCGACCTGCTGGCGCAGATGCAAGCCTCGCGCATCCATCTGGCGCTGGTGGTGGACGAATATGGCGGCACCGACGGGCTGGTGTCGATTGAGGACATCGTCGAGCAGATCGTCGGCGAGATCGACGACGAGCACGACAGCGACGAGCCGCCGGCGATCGTGCGACAGGGCGACAATGCGTTCATCGCGGACGCGCGTGCCAGCCTCGAGGATGCGCGCAAGATGATCGGTGAGGAATTCGTCACCGGCGAAGCCGGCGAGGAAGTCGAGACGCTGGGCGGCTATCTGGTGGCGCAGGTCGGCCGGCTGCCGGTGCGCGGCGAGGTGATCGCGGGCCCGGGCAATTTCGAGATCGAAGTGCTCGACGCCGACCCGCGGCGGGTCAAGCGGCTGCGGATCGGGATTCGGAAGGAACGTCCGACGCCGCGCACGGCGCGCGAGCGCAGCCGCCGCGAGAGCGCGCCCGACAGCAGCACACCGCAGGCCAACGACAACACGCCGCCGAGTTCCAGCGACGGAGCCGGCTCGCAGTGA